A genome region from Sphaerisporangium krabiense includes the following:
- a CDS encoding ArsR/SmtB family transcription factor, whose protein sequence is MITYRLSVDDLAQVRFARSPLLETVTSLWALRRPERYAVHLPWIRRARSALAGAAAADVAVLDSLLDPERGWLPDFLTPRPDAPRPGLAGELDRLRRTPPDRAVRDFRAVYRSHPLPATTDPVVIAGVLERYWDLAVAPHWRRMRAVLEADMLYRAQRIAQDGAAAVLLDLDHRVTFADGELHLYAGHALRYDVAVAGRGLWLVPALFAPQTIAPVGPDEPPTVVYRCRGIGTLWEPSLARPPKALAELIGATRAALLATLDDPMSTSELARRHGVTPSAVSQHLAVLCRNGLLSRSRVGQVVLYSRTALADRLMAR, encoded by the coding sequence ATGATCACCTACCGGCTGTCCGTGGACGATCTCGCACAGGTACGGTTCGCCCGCTCCCCGCTGCTGGAGACCGTCACCAGCCTGTGGGCGCTGCGCCGGCCGGAGCGGTACGCCGTGCACCTGCCCTGGATCCGGCGGGCGCGCTCGGCGCTCGCCGGCGCGGCGGCGGCCGACGTCGCGGTGCTCGACAGCCTGCTCGACCCCGAACGCGGCTGGCTGCCCGACTTCCTCACCCCGCGGCCGGACGCGCCGCGGCCCGGCCTCGCCGGCGAACTCGACCGCCTGCGCCGAACCCCGCCGGACCGCGCCGTGCGGGACTTCCGCGCGGTCTACCGCTCCCACCCCCTGCCGGCCACCACGGACCCGGTCGTCATCGCCGGGGTCCTGGAGCGGTACTGGGACCTGGCCGTCGCGCCGCACTGGCGGCGCATGCGGGCCGTGCTGGAGGCCGACATGCTGTACCGGGCGCAGCGCATCGCCCAGGACGGCGCCGCCGCGGTGCTGCTCGACCTCGACCACCGCGTCACCTTCGCCGACGGCGAGCTGCACCTGTACGCCGGCCACGCGCTGCGCTACGACGTGGCCGTCGCGGGCCGCGGCCTGTGGCTGGTGCCCGCGCTGTTCGCGCCGCAGACCATCGCCCCCGTCGGCCCCGACGAGCCGCCCACCGTCGTCTACCGGTGCAGAGGCATCGGCACGTTGTGGGAGCCGTCCCTGGCACGCCCGCCGAAGGCCCTCGCCGAACTGATCGGCGCCACCCGCGCGGCCCTGCTGGCGACGCTGGACGACCCGATGTCCACCTCGGAGCTGGCCCGCCGCCACGGCGTCACCCCCAGCGCCGTCTCCCAGCACCTCGCCGTGCTCTGCAGGAACGGCCTGCTGTCCCGCTCCCGGGTCGGCCAGGTCGTCCTCTACTCCCGGACGGCCCTCGCCGACCGGCTCATGGCCCGGTGA
- the map gene encoding type I methionyl aminopeptidase, which translates to MVEIKTDAELEAMREAGRVVGRALAAVRERAVAGVRLTELDEVARTVIHEAGASAPFLNYRPSFAPTPFPAVICTSVNDVVVHGIPDGYRLRTGDLVSVDCGARLDGWTGDAAISFTVGPARPGDAELIDAAERALRAGIAAATPGGRLGDIGHAVGAIAEEHGYGILADFGGHGIGRRMHEDPHVPNRSRPGRGMPLRHGMALAIEPMFTAGGRDSYLTAPDGWALLTVDGSRAAHVEHTVAITDDGPRVLTLP; encoded by the coding sequence ATGGTGGAGATCAAGACCGATGCCGAGCTGGAGGCGATGCGCGAGGCGGGCCGGGTCGTGGGCCGCGCGCTGGCCGCCGTACGCGAGCGCGCCGTCGCCGGAGTGCGGCTCACCGAGCTGGACGAGGTCGCCCGCACGGTGATCCACGAGGCCGGGGCGAGCGCGCCGTTCCTGAACTACCGGCCGTCGTTCGCGCCCACGCCGTTCCCCGCCGTGATCTGCACCTCGGTCAACGACGTGGTCGTCCACGGCATCCCGGACGGCTACCGGCTGCGGACCGGCGACCTGGTGAGCGTCGACTGCGGGGCCCGGCTGGACGGCTGGACCGGCGACGCGGCGATCAGCTTCACCGTCGGCCCCGCCCGGCCCGGCGACGCCGAGCTGATCGACGCCGCCGAGCGCGCGCTGCGGGCGGGCATCGCCGCGGCGACCCCGGGCGGGCGGCTCGGCGACATCGGCCACGCCGTGGGGGCGATCGCCGAGGAGCACGGCTACGGCATCCTGGCCGACTTCGGCGGGCACGGCATCGGGCGGCGCATGCACGAGGACCCGCACGTGCCGAACCGGAGCAGGCCCGGCCGCGGGATGCCGCTGCGGCACGGCATGGCGCTGGCCATCGAGCCGATGTTCACGGCCGGCGGCCGGGACAGCTACCTGACCGCCCCCGACGGCTGGGCGTTGCTCACCGTGGACGGCAGCCGCGCCGCGCACGTGGAGCACACCGTGGCGATCACCGACGACGGCCCCCGCGTCCTGACCCTGCCCTGA
- a CDS encoding helix-turn-helix domain-containing protein, with amino-acid sequence MVRIPLTGPERERGERLGSLLRQARGDRSMAEVATAAGISAETLRKIETGRIPTPAFFTVSALAEALGISLDTLAAVCADHSARHRRLAG; translated from the coding sequence ATGGTGCGCATCCCGCTGACCGGACCCGAACGCGAGCGCGGCGAACGGCTCGGCTCCCTGCTACGTCAGGCACGTGGCGACCGCAGCATGGCCGAGGTGGCGACGGCCGCCGGCATCTCCGCCGAGACCCTGCGCAAGATCGAGACCGGCCGCATCCCCACGCCGGCCTTCTTCACCGTCTCGGCCCTCGCCGAGGCGCTCGGCATCTCCCTGGACACGCTGGCCGCCGTCTGCGCCGACCACTCCGCCCGCCACCGCCGCCTGGCCGGCTGA
- a CDS encoding tyrosine-type recombinase/integrase, which produces MRPAQLKRITVEESADRYIELILAKTVTGALSPATAEVYARDVGTFSALAGPGQVLDDLTGEDVDAVLLAFARKPDGRRSAPGGPASQSASSQSRFRRSVSAFFKHATLTGWVQVNPMTAVTVTAKERGGLRAERRALTREQAQGLVGAARSLTSAEPEGGRRDQRMEARDAVIVLLLSTLGPRVSELVRANVEDFYTNDGVRYWRIFGKGGRTRDVPLPADVAEALEVYLSCGRPATSEKALLLSWRGRRLARGDVQAVIDRVQRRVPPAQQRSVTPHGLRHTTATHLLADAVDMDAVRRVLGHRDLATLGRYRDELPGELEVAMRTHPLLRRPAAGD; this is translated from the coding sequence ATGCGGCCCGCCCAGCTGAAGCGAATCACCGTCGAAGAGTCCGCCGACCGTTATATCGAGTTGATCCTCGCCAAGACCGTCACCGGCGCCCTGTCGCCCGCGACGGCCGAGGTGTACGCGCGCGACGTGGGCACGTTCTCGGCCCTGGCCGGGCCCGGCCAGGTGCTCGACGATCTGACCGGTGAGGACGTCGACGCGGTGCTGCTGGCCTTCGCCCGCAAGCCGGACGGGCGGCGTTCCGCTCCGGGCGGCCCCGCCTCGCAGAGCGCCTCGTCCCAGTCACGGTTCCGGCGCTCGGTGTCGGCGTTCTTCAAGCACGCGACGCTGACCGGGTGGGTGCAGGTCAACCCGATGACGGCCGTGACGGTGACGGCCAAGGAGCGTGGCGGGCTGCGCGCAGAACGCCGGGCGCTCACCCGCGAGCAGGCGCAGGGGCTGGTGGGCGCGGCGCGGTCGCTGACGTCCGCCGAGCCGGAGGGCGGGCGGCGCGACCAGCGCATGGAGGCGCGCGACGCGGTGATCGTGCTGCTGCTGTCCACGCTCGGCCCGCGGGTGTCGGAGCTCGTCCGCGCCAACGTCGAGGACTTCTACACCAACGACGGGGTCCGCTACTGGCGCATCTTCGGCAAGGGCGGGCGCACGCGCGACGTGCCGCTGCCCGCCGACGTCGCCGAGGCGCTGGAGGTCTACCTGTCCTGCGGGCGGCCCGCCACGTCCGAGAAGGCCCTGCTGCTGTCGTGGCGGGGCAGGCGGCTGGCGCGCGGCGACGTCCAGGCGGTGATCGACCGCGTCCAGCGGCGGGTGCCGCCCGCCCAGCAGCGCTCGGTGACCCCGCACGGCCTGCGGCACACCACGGCGACCCACCTGCTGGCCGACGCGGTCGACATGGACGCGGTGCGCCGCGTCCTCGGCCATCGCGACCTGGCCACCCTGGGCCGCTACCGCGACGAGCTCCCCGGCGAGCTGGAGGTCGCGATGCGCACCCATCCCCTCCTCCGCCGCCCCGCCGCCGGCGACTGA
- a CDS encoding RidA family protein has protein sequence MATYTTVPELLPPPGYAHAAVVEAGERLAFMAGAVPLDAEGGLVGEGDPAAQARQVLANLETALLAVGSGLRHVVASTVYVATTRQEDLSAVWEVVRASELSAGPHTSTLLGVSLLGYPGQIVEVTATAVVP, from the coding sequence ATGGCCACCTACACGACCGTTCCGGAACTGCTGCCGCCGCCGGGATACGCGCACGCCGCCGTGGTGGAGGCGGGGGAGCGGCTGGCGTTCATGGCCGGGGCCGTCCCACTGGACGCCGAGGGCGGGCTCGTCGGGGAGGGCGACCCGGCCGCGCAGGCCCGGCAGGTGCTCGCCAACCTGGAGACCGCCCTGCTCGCCGTCGGCAGCGGCCTGCGGCACGTCGTCGCCAGCACGGTGTACGTCGCCACCACCCGGCAGGAGGACCTGTCCGCCGTGTGGGAGGTCGTCCGCGCGTCGGAGCTGTCGGCGGGCCCGCACACCTCCACGCTGCTCGGCGTGTCCCTGCTCGGCTACCCCGGTCAGATCGTCGAGGTCACCGCCACCGCCGTCGTCCCGTGA
- a CDS encoding ribosomal protein L7/L12, with the protein MGGIGLPELLILLVVGVVVVGLFAALTRRGAKAPGPSYVSAWQGGVTPPQPGDLQGQVYALVAQGKKIPAIKLVREHTGLGLADAKAYVDALAASRPVPPAVARKLAPPRQAAVPAPPREDLATRVRALKADGRAEQAVYLVRGETGMGRQEAEAFVQQL; encoded by the coding sequence ATGGGTGGCATTGGCTTGCCGGAGCTTCTGATACTTCTGGTCGTCGGCGTCGTGGTCGTCGGGCTCTTCGCCGCCCTGACGCGCCGGGGCGCCAAGGCCCCGGGACCGTCGTACGTGTCGGCCTGGCAGGGCGGCGTCACGCCTCCCCAACCCGGCGACCTGCAGGGCCAGGTGTACGCGCTGGTCGCGCAGGGGAAGAAGATCCCGGCGATCAAGCTGGTCCGCGAGCACACCGGCCTCGGCCTCGCCGACGCCAAGGCGTACGTCGACGCGCTCGCCGCGAGCCGTCCCGTCCCGCCCGCGGTCGCCCGCAAGCTGGCCCCGCCGCGCCAGGCCGCCGTCCCGGCGCCGCCCCGGGAGGATCTGGCCACCCGGGTGCGGGCTCTGAAGGCGGACGGCCGCGCCGAGCAGGCCGTGTACCTGGTGCGCGGTGAGACCGGGATGGGCCGGCAGGAGGCCGAGGCGTTCGTCCAGCAGCTCTGA
- a CDS encoding tyrosine-type recombinase/integrase encodes MRVPEAVAEFLSSLRAKKLSPHTLAGYERDLRLVALAAAGVAGVPVEDLEVRSLGGRLVRAAFADFAEPRSPASVNRAWSAWNQFLTFCVAEGMLEGNPMAAVPRPKQPAKAPKPLLGDGTASATLLERIAAGAREARDPWVERDLVVLALALVTGMRSAELLGLTLGSIGGAQGDRRVQVVGKGGKARSLPIEPPIEHLIDAYLASRLTRFGLTTLPRSAPLLVDLRNEPLRRGGLQYLVRQCYRYAGIHDRVQKGTLVHALRHEFATRLAERGASAHELMELLGHSSIVTGQAYVASTAREVRHAARGNPAYAVLEGLRPDAPDPGTPRAG; translated from the coding sequence ATGCGCGTGCCCGAGGCCGTGGCCGAGTTCCTGTCGTCGCTGCGCGCCAAGAAGCTGTCGCCGCACACCCTCGCCGGGTACGAGCGCGACCTGCGCCTGGTGGCGCTGGCGGCGGCCGGCGTGGCGGGAGTCCCGGTGGAGGACCTGGAGGTCCGTTCGCTGGGCGGACGCCTGGTGCGGGCGGCGTTCGCCGACTTCGCCGAGCCGCGCTCGCCCGCCAGCGTCAACCGCGCGTGGAGCGCCTGGAACCAGTTCCTCACCTTCTGCGTGGCCGAGGGCATGCTGGAGGGCAACCCCATGGCGGCGGTCCCCCGCCCCAAGCAGCCCGCCAAGGCGCCCAAGCCGCTGCTCGGCGACGGGACGGCGTCGGCGACGCTGCTGGAGCGCATCGCGGCGGGCGCCCGCGAGGCCCGTGACCCCTGGGTGGAGCGCGACCTGGTCGTGCTGGCGCTGGCGCTGGTCACCGGCATGCGCTCGGCGGAGCTGCTCGGCCTGACGCTCGGCTCGATCGGCGGCGCGCAGGGCGACCGGCGCGTCCAGGTCGTCGGCAAGGGCGGCAAGGCGCGGTCGCTGCCCATCGAGCCGCCGATCGAGCACCTGATCGACGCCTACCTGGCCAGCCGCCTCACCCGGTTCGGGCTCACGACGCTGCCCCGGTCGGCGCCGCTGCTGGTGGACCTGCGCAACGAGCCGCTGCGGCGCGGCGGGCTGCAGTACCTGGTGCGCCAGTGCTACCGGTACGCGGGGATCCACGACCGCGTGCAGAAGGGGACGCTGGTGCACGCGCTGCGGCACGAGTTCGCCACGCGCCTGGCCGAGCGCGGGGCCTCGGCGCACGAGCTCATGGAGCTGCTCGGCCACTCCTCGATCGTCACCGGACAGGCGTACGTGGCCTCGACGGCGCGCGAGGTGCGCCACGCGGCCCGGGGCAACCCCGCCTACGCGGTGCTGGAGGGGCTGCGCCCGGACGCCCCGGATCCGGGCACGCCGCGGGCCGGCTGA
- a CDS encoding HAMP domain-containing sensor histidine kinase: protein MALSVVFLAVVGATLAAAIRYKTEADAMDANQRVAGQWSAAVRGDTVPHTIPARRPVDLIQVVDARGHVTNSSRAAPEHTPLSRVRPPPDDRFQHITECGTSQGCVILMAIRATPTSGSSVIYAGMTAPSILSTNELDIGIAVGAAPIVGLVGWTSWSMLGRTLRPVQTISARMTEITGTDLSLRVPLPPGRDEITMLARTANETLARLETAVKQQRRFASDASHELRSPLAGLRACLEEALAYPGEVDPHEALRDALATTDRLEAIVADLLELARLRAADPVPPERLDLAALAAEATGARVNAVPVRVRTSSPVPVSGQRVQLARVVENLVGNAQRHAEREVVVRVEAVDGQAVLTVEDDGDGIAPADRERVFDRFVRLDDARRRDPAGTGLGLAISREIAVAHGGTLRVEDSPHGARFVLRLRSLDGTPARPPAPGGSGT from the coding sequence ATGGCGCTGTCGGTCGTGTTCCTGGCCGTGGTGGGGGCCACCCTCGCCGCCGCCATCCGGTACAAGACCGAGGCCGACGCCATGGACGCCAACCAGCGCGTGGCCGGGCAGTGGAGCGCGGCCGTCCGCGGCGACACGGTGCCCCACACGATCCCGGCGCGGCGCCCGGTGGACCTGATCCAGGTCGTGGACGCGCGCGGCCACGTGACCAACTCCAGCAGGGCGGCCCCGGAGCACACGCCGCTGTCGCGGGTCCGCCCGCCGCCCGACGACCGGTTCCAGCACATCACCGAGTGCGGCACGAGCCAGGGGTGCGTCATCCTCATGGCCATCCGCGCCACCCCCACATCAGGCTCCTCGGTCATCTACGCGGGGATGACGGCGCCGTCCATCCTCTCGACCAACGAGCTGGACATCGGCATCGCCGTGGGCGCCGCGCCCATCGTGGGCCTGGTCGGATGGACGAGCTGGAGCATGCTCGGCCGCACCCTGCGTCCGGTGCAGACCATCTCGGCGCGGATGACGGAGATCACCGGCACCGACCTGAGCCTGCGCGTTCCGCTGCCGCCGGGCCGGGACGAGATCACCATGCTGGCGCGCACCGCCAACGAGACGCTCGCCCGCCTGGAGACGGCGGTCAAGCAGCAGCGCAGGTTCGCCTCCGACGCCTCCCACGAGCTGCGGTCCCCGCTCGCGGGGCTGCGCGCCTGCCTGGAGGAGGCGCTGGCCTACCCCGGCGAGGTCGACCCGCACGAGGCGCTCCGCGACGCGCTCGCGACCACCGACCGGCTGGAGGCGATCGTCGCCGACCTGCTGGAGCTGGCCCGCCTGCGCGCGGCCGACCCCGTGCCGCCCGAGCGGCTGGACCTGGCCGCGCTCGCGGCCGAGGCGACCGGGGCACGGGTGAACGCGGTCCCGGTCCGCGTGCGGACCTCCTCCCCCGTCCCGGTGAGCGGGCAGCGCGTCCAGCTCGCGCGCGTGGTGGAGAACCTCGTCGGCAACGCCCAGCGGCACGCCGAGCGCGAGGTCGTCGTCCGCGTCGAGGCCGTGGACGGGCAGGCGGTCCTCACCGTCGAGGACGACGGCGACGGCATCGCGCCCGCGGACCGCGAGCGGGTGTTCGACCGGTTCGTCCGGCTGGACGACGCCCGGCGCCGCGACCCGGCCGGGACCGGGCTGGGCCTGGCGATCTCCCGGGAGATCGCGGTGGCGCACGGCGGGACGCTGCGCGTCGAGGACTCCCCGCACGGCGCCCGGTTCGTCCTGCGGCTGCGGTCCCTGGACGGCACGCCCGCCCGGCCGCCCGCCCCGGGAGGCTCCGGCACGTGA
- a CDS encoding nucleoside deaminase, translated as MVNDIDLRHLRRCVELAAEALAEGDEPFGSVLVAADGAVLAEDHNRVAGGDRTRHPEFALARWAAANLTPERRAAATVYTSGEHCPMCAAAHGWVGLGRIVYATSSAQLAAWLADMGVPAPPVRTLPIGEVVPGAVTDGPVPELAERVRELHRRFHRAG; from the coding sequence ATGGTGAACGACATCGACCTGCGGCACCTGCGGAGGTGCGTCGAGCTCGCCGCCGAGGCGCTGGCGGAAGGGGACGAGCCGTTCGGCTCGGTCCTCGTCGCGGCGGACGGCGCGGTGCTCGCCGAGGACCACAACCGCGTGGCCGGGGGCGACCGCACCCGTCACCCGGAGTTCGCGCTGGCACGCTGGGCTGCGGCCAACCTGACCCCGGAGCGACGCGCGGCGGCGACCGTCTACACCTCGGGCGAGCACTGCCCCATGTGCGCGGCGGCGCACGGCTGGGTCGGCCTCGGCCGCATCGTCTACGCCACCTCGTCCGCGCAGCTCGCCGCGTGGCTCGCCGATATGGGCGTCCCGGCCCCGCCGGTGCGCACGCTGCCGATCGGCGAGGTGGTGCCCGGCGCGGTCACCGACGGGCCCGTCCCCGAGCTGGCCGAGCGGGTGCGCGAGCTGCACCGCCGCTTCCACCGCGCCGGCTGA
- a CDS encoding SDR family oxidoreductase, translating into MTDSPVTLITGGSSGIGAAAARLLLDRGHRVAVTGRDRDRLTRFAAGLGDPPGLLTLPGDASDDAAVTAAVESTVKEFGRLDTAVANAGLASHDTLGDGDPARWREMILTNVLGPALLIRAALPALKETGGRIVLIGSVAGFVNTPGNLYGATKWAVTGLAENTRRMVTADGVGVTLIAPGRVETPFWDGLGGPPDGSLLTADQLAESLVWAITQPRGVDVNTMVVRPIGQPV; encoded by the coding sequence ATGACCGACTCCCCTGTCACCTTGATCACCGGTGGTTCCAGCGGCATCGGGGCGGCCGCGGCCCGGCTCCTGCTCGACCGGGGCCACCGCGTCGCGGTCACCGGCCGTGACCGCGACCGTCTCACCCGGTTCGCCGCCGGGCTCGGCGACCCGCCCGGCCTGCTGACCCTCCCCGGGGACGCCTCCGACGACGCGGCCGTCACCGCGGCCGTCGAGTCCACCGTCAAAGAGTTCGGGCGGCTGGACACCGCCGTCGCCAACGCCGGCCTCGCCAGCCACGACACCCTCGGCGACGGCGACCCCGCCCGCTGGCGCGAGATGATCCTCACCAACGTCCTCGGTCCCGCGCTGCTCATCAGGGCCGCCCTGCCCGCGCTGAAGGAGACCGGCGGGCGCATCGTCCTCATCGGCAGCGTCGCGGGCTTCGTCAACACCCCCGGCAACCTCTACGGGGCCACCAAGTGGGCGGTCACCGGCCTCGCCGAGAACACCCGCCGCATGGTCACCGCCGACGGCGTGGGCGTCACGCTGATCGCCCCGGGGCGCGTGGAGACCCCCTTCTGGGACGGCCTGGGCGGACCGCCCGACGGCTCGCTGCTGACGGCGGACCAGCTCGCCGAGTCCCTCGTCTGGGCGATCACCCAGCCGCGCGGCGTGGACGTCAACACCATGGTCGTGCGGCCCATCGGCCAGCCCGTCTGA
- a CDS encoding NAD-dependent epimerase/dehydratase family protein — protein MNILVLGGTRFVGRAVVERALARGDEVTMLNRGVTGTAPAGVETITADRTDPAALRGALGRREWDAVLDTWSGAPRVVRDACGLLAGRAGHYGYVSSRSVYRWPMPIGAGESAPVVDADPGDEGDQDYAAAKRGGELAVLAAFGDRALLARAGLVLGPYEDIGRLPWWLRRLERGGRVLAPGRPGRPLQYVDARDLAAWMLDGAARGLGGAFNVVGPAGIATMGGLLEAARQVTGAGAELVWTPAEVIEQAGIAPWVELPIWLPEDAEYGGMHDGDVSAALAAGLACRPVEDTVTDTWDWLRSEGDPPARPDRPRHGLSPDKEEKALAMLA, from the coding sequence ATGAACATTCTCGTCCTTGGCGGAACCCGCTTCGTGGGGCGGGCCGTCGTCGAACGGGCCCTGGCGCGCGGCGACGAGGTGACCATGCTGAACCGCGGGGTGACCGGCACGGCCCCCGCGGGCGTCGAGACGATCACGGCCGACAGGACCGACCCGGCGGCGCTGAGGGGCGCGCTGGGGCGCCGGGAATGGGACGCGGTCCTCGACACCTGGAGCGGGGCGCCGCGCGTGGTGCGCGACGCCTGCGGGCTGCTCGCCGGACGGGCCGGCCACTACGGGTACGTCTCCAGCCGGTCGGTGTACCGCTGGCCGATGCCCATCGGGGCCGGCGAGAGCGCCCCGGTGGTCGACGCCGACCCCGGCGACGAGGGGGATCAGGACTACGCGGCGGCCAAGCGGGGCGGCGAGCTGGCGGTCCTCGCGGCGTTCGGGGACCGGGCGCTGCTGGCGCGCGCCGGGCTGGTGCTCGGCCCGTACGAGGACATCGGCCGGCTGCCGTGGTGGCTGCGCCGGCTCGAACGCGGCGGGCGCGTGCTGGCCCCCGGCCGTCCGGGCCGTCCCCTGCAGTACGTCGACGCCCGCGACCTCGCCGCGTGGATGCTGGACGGGGCCGCGCGCGGCCTGGGCGGCGCCTTCAACGTGGTCGGCCCGGCGGGGATCGCCACGATGGGCGGGCTGCTGGAGGCGGCGCGCCAGGTGACCGGGGCGGGCGCCGAGCTGGTGTGGACCCCGGCCGAGGTGATCGAGCAGGCCGGGATCGCGCCGTGGGTGGAGCTGCCGATCTGGCTGCCGGAGGACGCCGAGTACGGCGGCATGCACGACGGCGACGTCTCGGCCGCGCTCGCCGCCGGGCTGGCCTGCCGTCCCGTCGAGGACACCGTCACCGACACCTGGGACTGGCTCCGCTCGGAGGGCGACCCGCCCGCCCGTCCCGACCGCCCCCGGCACGGCCTTTCCCCGGACAAGGAGGAGAAGGCCCTGGCCATGCTCGCGTAG
- a CDS encoding LacI family DNA-binding transcriptional regulator: MATEAGVSISTVSLALNAPGRVSAATRRKVLAAVDALGFVPKPDAVARARRGAGRVGVIAPHTSYATVARRVNGVLAAAAARPVEVVLYDQRSASESTSPLLAALPVTGRLDGLLVVSLPLDDGVAARLVGLGLPTVLVDVRHPGFDSVGADDEAGGRLVAGHLTGRGHRRLGFLGEAQRTGVYVSPSGRRLAGFRAGLAEAGHDLPEDAVRFARHGVAPAAEAAAALLSGPARPTAVFAADDVLAAGVLKAARALGLRVPEDVAVAGFDDGELAEALELTTVRQPLEESGRAAMERLLRRLESPTATPRDTTLALHLVERATT; the protein is encoded by the coding sequence GTGGCCACCGAGGCGGGCGTCAGCATCTCGACGGTGTCGCTGGCGCTCAACGCGCCGGGCCGGGTCAGCGCGGCCACCCGCCGCAAGGTGCTCGCCGCCGTGGACGCCCTGGGCTTCGTCCCCAAGCCCGACGCCGTCGCCCGCGCCCGGCGCGGCGCGGGCCGCGTCGGGGTCATCGCGCCGCACACCTCCTACGCCACCGTGGCCCGCCGCGTGAACGGCGTCCTCGCCGCCGCCGCGGCGCGCCCGGTCGAGGTCGTGCTGTACGACCAGCGGTCGGCGTCGGAGAGCACCTCCCCGTTGCTGGCGGCGCTGCCGGTGACCGGGCGGCTGGACGGCCTGCTCGTGGTGAGCCTGCCGCTGGACGACGGCGTGGCCGCACGCCTCGTCGGCCTCGGCCTGCCCACGGTGCTGGTGGACGTGCGCCATCCGGGGTTCGACTCCGTCGGCGCGGACGACGAGGCCGGCGGCCGGCTGGTCGCCGGGCATCTGACCGGCCGCGGGCACCGGCGCCTGGGCTTCCTCGGCGAGGCGCAGCGGACCGGCGTGTACGTCTCCCCGTCCGGGCGCAGGCTCGCGGGCTTCCGCGCCGGGCTCGCCGAGGCCGGCCACGATCTCCCCGAGGACGCGGTGAGGTTCGCGCGGCACGGCGTCGCCCCGGCCGCCGAGGCCGCCGCCGCCCTGCTGTCCGGCCCGGCGCGTCCGACGGCGGTCTTCGCCGCGGACGACGTCCTCGCGGCGGGCGTGCTCAAGGCGGCGCGGGCCCTCGGGCTGCGGGTGCCGGAGGACGTGGCCGTGGCCGGGTTCGACGACGGCGAGCTGGCCGAGGCGCTGGAGCTGACCACCGTGCGGCAGCCTCTGGAGGAGTCCGGCCGCGCGGCGATGGAACGCCTGCTGCGACGCCTGGAGTCGCCCACGGCCACGCCCCGCGACACCACCCTCGCCCTGCACCTGGTCGAACGCGCCACCACCTGA
- a CDS encoding SDR family NAD(P)-dependent oxidoreductase, whose amino-acid sequence MDRQHAANSERVIRSYVVTGGGRGIGRAVCERLLADGHAVVVIERDPRPDPRPSGRLTVLEGDAAEEATAERAVALARRAGVLSGWVNNAAVFRDASPHTSPAREVLGLITANLAPAVAGSAAAVRAFLAAGTEGSIVNVSSYQARQAVPGCLPYVTAKAALEGLTRALAVEYGPYGIRANAVAPGSVATERYRAYLEAREPAARAGVEEEMRALHPQGRVARPEEVAAVIVHLLSPEASFVSGATVPVDGGRSVLARDPESAVGSAVATGPVRDASARPGR is encoded by the coding sequence ATGGACAGACAACATGCGGCGAACTCCGAACGCGTGATCCGTTCGTACGTCGTGACCGGCGGCGGGCGGGGCATCGGCAGGGCGGTGTGCGAGCGGCTGCTCGCCGACGGGCACGCCGTGGTGGTGATCGAGCGCGATCCCCGCCCGGACCCGCGCCCGTCCGGGCGCCTCACCGTCCTCGAGGGGGACGCCGCCGAGGAGGCGACCGCCGAGCGGGCCGTGGCCCTCGCCCGGCGCGCCGGCGTCCTCAGCGGCTGGGTGAACAACGCCGCCGTGTTCCGGGACGCCTCGCCGCACACCTCGCCCGCCCGCGAGGTGCTCGGCCTCATCACGGCCAACCTGGCGCCCGCCGTCGCCGGCTCGGCCGCCGCGGTCCGCGCGTTCCTCGCCGCGGGCACAGAAGGGTCGATCGTGAACGTCTCCTCCTACCAGGCGCGCCAGGCCGTCCCCGGCTGCCTGCCGTACGTGACCGCCAAGGCGGCGCTGGAAGGGCTGACCCGGGCGCTGGCCGTCGAGTACGGGCCGTACGGCATCCGCGCCAACGCCGTCGCGCCGGGGTCGGTCGCCACCGAGCGCTACCGGGCGTACCTGGAGGCCCGGGAACCCGCCGCGCGGGCGGGCGTCGAGGAGGAGATGCGCGCGCTGCACCCGCAGGGGAGGGTCGCGCGGCCGGAGGAGGTCGCCGCGGTGATCGTCCACCTGCTGTCCCCGGAGGCGAGCTTCGTCAGCGGCGCGACGGTGCCCGTCGACGGCGGCCGGTCGGTGCTCGCGCGCGACCCCGAGAGCGCCGTCGGGAGCGCCGTCGCCACGGGGCCGGTCCGGGACGCTTCCGCGCGTCCCGGACGGTGA